Below is a genomic region from Anoplopoma fimbria isolate UVic2021 breed Golden Eagle Sablefish chromosome 20, Afim_UVic_2022, whole genome shotgun sequence.
tttttattatgctAAATATGTCTGTTAGCTGTGTAAATATCCAATGTTAGTAAAATAATCTGCTTTTATCCATccacacaacattttaaaaagaggtGGAGGCATGGGGGAGGGAGAGGCAAACAAGCAACGCCCATGTCCACTTTGGTGTCAGGAAGTTTCTACCGTTTCAAACCACTGGTGGGAGCTTGTAATGCGTTATCTTTAAAACAGAGTATCTTTGGTTCAGCACAGATTAGTGCACTAAAAGGAACTGAGAAAATGACAGTCAGTTAGAAGGACCACTCCACTTCATGTGTGTTAGACTAGTTCTTTTCCACATATTTTTCTATTACCAAAATGAGTATGACATAAGAAGTGTGAGTAATGTGCCAGTCCAGTAAGGGGTAGCAGGTATTGCAGCAGCGTTGCACAGGTGCGTGTTGCAGCATTCATTGGTGAAGGTGAAGTTGAGTCCCATGGTGTGTTTTTCTCCCGTGACTCCGCACAGGGAGGGCAAGATGCAGCTCTTCTCATACACCACCACACGGAAGTCTCCTGAGAATCATCAGAAACATCAGTTTAGGAGACACTCGCTCAAAGTAAAGCACACTGACACATTTCCCTCCGTGCTGCAAGTCTCGGttctttttctcagttttgattcatttaaattttgttcAGTGACTTGAGGCGCCTTCACCTTTCTTGCCCACAGCTTTGCTGGACAGACAGACCTGCCCGGATGGACATTTGAGAGGGAATCTGATGCAGTCCAGAGGTGAGATGGTAGGGAACACGCAGGTGTAACAGAAGAGGGGAGCTGAAGGACAGGTATGTTCGTTAAAACCACAAACTTTGTGAAAAGAGTTTAGTTTTGCAGAGGAGCTTAAATTAGGATCCAAAACATTATAGTTTCAAACTGTAAGATCCGTTGCTCTAAATTTAAATCCTCAAGTTATGAGCTCAAAAAATACATCATTGTTATCAGTGGTAATGGGTTTCCTTGTCTTTTATCATAGTAagttgaatatatttgggtttttgactgtaagttggacaaaacaaggaACTTGAAGACATCACCTTAGACTCTAGGAAACTGTGAACACAATTTTCTTGCATTTTATCGACCACACAACTAATCAGttaattgagaaaaataattcCCATTTTAATCACCTCTAAAgataatcgttagttgcagccctactaTTTGCTATTGCTGCAAAAGGTAAAGTATTTCTATCTGCAATAGCATGCATGTTTGGTGCATTCctacacacaagcaaacacacataaacacatacacttGTAATTTGTTCACTTACCCGCAGCAGGAAGTAAACAAAGGAAAAGCAGAGAGCAAACCAGCTTCGACattattgtctgtttctgtctcacAGGGAGAAAATATGCTCGCAGCTTAAGTTTTCAGCTCCTAACGTTGTCTCTTTCTTGTTGTATTCTAGAATAAACCAGCGGTTTTCAACTCAAACACAAGAAACCGGTTGAATTCCCCATATTCATGGATTAAAGTAAATTCCCGAGTTTTCTCCAGGCTCTCTGGGATTCCTCTGCCGTCCCAGCTGCAGAGATCTGAAGGTAAGTCTCCTCTGGTTTTCTCTTGATATTCTGTTGGTTGACTCCAAGAATCTCCACACCCCAATACTTATCATTCGATTAGGCTGTTAGGTTCCCGGTGACAGTCATGACTTTGCAGCGCTCACTGTCCTGCAGAGAATAGCCCCATTCAGATAAAAAGAGAATCAATAGGGCTTTGTGAGGGAACTGCATCTAGTTTAGGttgaaaactgtttaaaatgtccAGTTATGTTTACTTTACAGATACAAGACATGTGACGTGTACTAGGCTGAAATAGAGCAGGTTTATTATATCATGTCTTAATTCTTAATGAAAGACGTTGCGTTTGGAAGGAGGGCTGTCGAGTGACATGCAGTCCCATGACTAGATATCTGAGCAGTGCCAGTGTTTAACTCTGtggaaaatatatgtaaatgaatagtttgtttttgttcacaaaGAGGCAAGATTTTCAGtttatatcttaaaataaacGGTAATACTTTAGCTTAACaagtaaatgaatgtgtttcagTGAGAAATCTGATAATCTTGTTAGATAAGATAATTATATCAGACATTACTCCttatctgtttctattttctttacTGTATAGAAGGCCATTGTTTTATCATGGTCATGTTTTATTGCAGTAAAGACAACCAAATGAGATCAACGATGAAATGGTTATGGCAAATAAAATGTTGCCATTTctttaaacactgaaataacAGTTGTCTGGTTCACAAGGGAAGATTTTGTCACATACAAATACAGGTCATCAAAGCTCC
It encodes:
- the LOC129109424 gene encoding protein Bouncer-like, coding for MSKLVCSLLFLCLLPAAAPLFCYTCVFPTISPLDCIRFPLKCPSGQVCLSSKAVGKKGDFRVVVYEKSCILPSLCGVTGEKHTMGLNFTFTNECCNTHLCNAAAIPATPYWTGTLLTLLMSYSFW